The DNA sequence GGTAGCTGAAATTCAGGGCAACAGCGAAGGTAAGACCGTCGCTATCCGGGCGGATATGGATGCCCTGCCTATGCAAGATGCGAAGGAAGTCTCTTATGCTTCGAAAGTGCCCGGCGTCATGCATGCCTGCGGCCACGACAGCCACATGGCAATGGCAATCGGTGTGGCGAAGATCTTGAATCGAGTTGGAGGAAATTTTCCCGGAAAAATTCGATTTATTTTTCAACCTTGTGAAGAGGCGTTTCCGAGCGGCGCCCATGAGCTGGTAAAGGAGGGAGCGATGCAAGGTGTGGACGGCATTTTTGCCCTTCATGTGGATCCGGAAATCGAAGCCGGTAAAATCGGTCTCAGGAAGGGGGCTTTAACTGCAAATGCTGGTGAATTCAAACTCTCCATAATCGGTAAAAGCGGCCACGCTGCGCGGCCGCATCAAGCGATTGATACGATATATTTAAGTAACCAGATCATGACCTCGCTTTACGATATTGTGGGAAATCGAAATCAATCTCATTTGCCCGCTGTTCTGACGCTCGGTAAAATCGCCGGCGGTATTAAATCAAATGTGATTCCCGAGCGCGTTGACATCGGCGGCACAATACGAACCGTTGATATGCAGACAAATGATGAGATCGTCAACCAGATCGAACGAAGGGTA is a window from the candidate division KSB1 bacterium genome containing:
- a CDS encoding amidohydrolase, giving the protein MSGDRIIIDKIQELTDDLESEIVNLRRTFHQNPELSWKEFKTAERIVAILKKEGLQVQNGICGTGVVAEIQGNSEGKTVAIRADMDALPMQDAKEVSYASKVPGVMHACGHDSHMAMAIGVAKILNRVGGNFPGKIRFIFQPCEEAFPSGAHELVKEGAMQGVDGIFALHVDPEIEAGKIGLRKGALTANAGEFKLSIIGKSGHAARPHQAIDTIYLSNQIMTSLYDIVGNRNQSHLPAVLTLGKIAGGIKSNVIPERVDIGGTIRTVDMQTNDEIVNQIERRVRTITQAAGATYSLEFPELIPSVNNDASLINLVRDVGNSTLGQDRIVDIANISMGGEDFSWYLDQAPGALIRLGARKPGDQVRYLHTHSFDIDEKAIPIGMSVISLSILKFLSEASPA